A single Filimonas effusa DNA region contains:
- a CDS encoding hotdog fold thioesterase has product MAIWFKEELSLDDFTALGRNTLAEVLGMRFSEIGPDYLKLTMPVNDRTRQPYGLLHGGASAALAETAGSVASAMVIDLGKFSCVGLEINANHIRGVRDGIVTATCQPLHLGKQTHVWDIKIHDEQQRLVCISRLTVSILPRLS; this is encoded by the coding sequence ATGGCAATCTGGTTCAAAGAAGAGCTGTCCCTGGACGATTTTACCGCTCTCGGCAGAAATACTTTGGCCGAAGTGCTCGGTATGAGATTCTCCGAAATAGGACCCGATTACCTCAAACTAACCATGCCGGTGAACGATCGTACACGGCAGCCCTATGGCTTGTTACATGGCGGCGCCTCCGCCGCACTCGCCGAAACCGCAGGCAGCGTCGCCTCCGCTATGGTTATTGATCTCGGGAAGTTCAGTTGCGTAGGACTCGAAATCAACGCCAACCATATCCGCGGCGTTCGCGACGGCATAGTCACCGCCACCTGCCAGCCCCTGCACCTGGGAAAACAAACCCATGTATGGGATATTAAGATCCATGATGAACAACAGAGGCTCGTTTGCATAAGCCGCTTAACAGTGAGTATCCTGCCGCGCCTCTCCTAA
- a CDS encoding glucose-1-phosphate adenylyltransferase, producing the protein MFNISTSVLAVILGGGAGTRLYPLTASRSKPAVPIAGKYRLVDIPISNCINSNIRRMFVLTQFNSASLNKHIKNTYNFGAFGSGFVDILAAEQTPDNPGWFQGTADAVRQSMRHIYNFEFEYILILSGDQLYQMDFAEMIEAHREKGAEITIATIPVAEREASDFGILKVDDDQLITSFIEKPKKELLPDWASDTGDEMKKTGRNYLASMGIYIFNRDTLFEILKETFPDYPDFGKEIMPQSINKYKVVSYQYDGYWTDIGNIYSFFEANIALTEDIPPFNLFDNNNRIYTRSRMLPPAKISGTMVDNTIVAEGSIVLGSSLKNSVIGLRSRVGAGTTIENAYVMGNDFYETLEIMERNRQKNKPELGIGARCFIKNALIDKNARIGDDVKVIGGPHLENTDHPLYTIKDGIIVVKKGAVLNNGFEIS; encoded by the coding sequence ATGTTTAACATCTCTACTTCGGTTCTGGCAGTGATATTAGGTGGTGGCGCAGGCACCAGGCTCTATCCTTTAACCGCCAGCCGCTCGAAACCCGCCGTCCCTATCGCCGGTAAATATCGCCTCGTCGATATCCCAATCAGCAATTGTATTAACTCTAACATCAGACGCATGTTCGTGTTAACACAGTTTAACTCGGCATCCCTTAACAAACACATCAAGAATACCTACAACTTCGGCGCATTCGGCTCCGGATTCGTAGATATCCTTGCCGCCGAACAAACCCCCGATAACCCCGGCTGGTTCCAGGGCACCGCCGACGCCGTAAGGCAGTCGATGCGACATATCTATAACTTCGAGTTCGAATATATCCTCATCCTGAGCGGAGACCAGCTTTACCAGATGGACTTCGCCGAAATGATCGAAGCCCACAGGGAAAAAGGCGCTGAAATTACCATCGCCACCATCCCGGTAGCAGAACGCGAAGCCTCCGACTTCGGTATCCTTAAAGTAGATGACGACCAGTTGATTACGTCTTTTATCGAAAAACCTAAAAAGGAATTATTGCCCGATTGGGCCAGTGATACTGGAGACGAAATGAAAAAAACGGGGAGAAATTACCTCGCTTCTATGGGTATCTACATCTTTAACAGGGATACCCTCTTCGAAATATTGAAAGAAACTTTCCCGGATTACCCCGACTTTGGAAAAGAAATTATGCCGCAATCCATCAACAAATACAAAGTAGTAAGCTACCAGTATGATGGCTATTGGACAGATATCGGAAACATCTACTCCTTCTTTGAAGCCAACATCGCTTTAACAGAAGACATTCCGCCATTTAACCTTTTCGATAATAACAATCGCATTTATACCCGCTCACGTATGCTCCCCCCGGCAAAGATCAGCGGTACCATGGTCGACAATACCATCGTCGCCGAAGGTTCTATCGTATTGGGCAGCAGCCTTAAAAATAGCGTGATCGGCCTGCGTTCCAGGGTAGGAGCGGGCACCACCATAGAAAATGCCTATGTCATGGGCAACGACTTCTATGAAACCCTCGAGATCATGGAACGCAACCGCCAGAAAAACAAACCCGAACTGGGCATCGGCGCACGTTGCTTTATCAAAAATGCACTGATCGATAAAAATGCCCGCATCGGCGACGACGTAAAGGTCATCGGAGGCCCGCATCTCGAAAATACCGATCACCCGCTCTATACCATCAAAGACGGTATCATAGTAGTGAAAAAAGGAGCCGTCCTTAATAACGGCTTCGAAATATCTTAG
- a CDS encoding aspartate carbamoyltransferase catalytic subunit, which yields MKLSTQHLLGIKDLTREDISLILSTAQQFKDVLQRPVKKVPSLRDITVVNLFFENSTRTRMSFELAEKRLSADTLNFTASASSVAKGETLLDTVNNILSMKVDMVVMRHSASGAPHFLAKHIPAAIVNAGDGINEHPTQALLDAFSMQERTGKLEGLKVAIIGDVMHSRVALSNIYLLTKMGAEVTVAGPPTLIPKYMADALNVRVEYNVKKALQWCDVANVLRIQLERQSQPLFSSLREYNLAYGINRKMLESLGKEIVIMHPGPINRGVELDSDVADGPSSIILNQVENGVAVRMAALYLLANREN from the coding sequence ATGAAACTATCTACGCAACATCTGCTAGGCATTAAAGATCTTACAAGGGAAGATATCAGCCTCATTCTCTCTACAGCACAACAATTTAAAGACGTTTTACAAAGACCGGTGAAGAAAGTCCCTTCTCTCCGCGACATTACCGTAGTTAACTTGTTCTTCGAAAACTCTACGCGTACACGTATGTCTTTTGAACTGGCAGAGAAAAGACTTTCAGCCGATACTCTCAACTTTACAGCCAGTGCTTCCTCGGTAGCGAAAGGAGAAACTTTACTCGACACAGTGAACAATATCCTTAGCATGAAGGTCGATATGGTGGTGATGCGGCATAGCGCCAGCGGTGCCCCCCACTTCCTCGCTAAACATATTCCCGCCGCTATAGTAAATGCAGGTGACGGCATCAACGAACACCCTACCCAGGCACTGCTCGACGCCTTCTCCATGCAGGAAAGAACAGGAAAACTCGAAGGCCTGAAAGTGGCCATCATCGGCGATGTCATGCATAGCCGCGTAGCCCTCAGCAACATCTACCTGCTCACCAAAATGGGCGCCGAAGTAACCGTAGCCGGACCACCCACACTTATTCCCAAATACATGGCCGATGCTCTCAACGTGCGCGTAGAATATAATGTGAAAAAAGCGCTGCAATGGTGCGACGTCGCAAACGTTCTCCGTATTCAGCTCGAAAGACAAAGCCAGCCTTTGTTCTCTTCCCTGAGAGAATATAACCTCGCCTATGGCATCAACCGCAAAATGCTCGAAAGCCTCGGCAAGGAGATCGTGATCATGCACCCCGGCCCCATCAATAGAGGCGTAGAACTGGATAGCGATGTGGCCGACGGACCATCATCCATCATTCTGAACCAGGTAGAAAACGGCGTGGCTGTAAGAATGGCCGCATTATACCTGCTCGCCAACAGGGAAAATTAG
- the coaD gene encoding pantetheine-phosphate adenylyltransferase produces the protein MSRICLFPGTFDPITLGHVDIVNRSVSLFDKLFIGIGKNANKQPMFSDEQRYEWVKEIFAADARIEVVMYEGLTVDCCRNIGAKYIVRGIRYVSDFEYEKVIADMNRSLDDSIETVFLTCLPEYTSVASTLVRDVIRHGGDASPFLPEPVKKSIFKK, from the coding sequence ATGTCTCGCATTTGCTTGTTCCCCGGTACTTTCGACCCTATTACACTCGGACATGTAGATATCGTAAACCGCTCCGTTAGCCTGTTCGACAAACTCTTTATCGGTATCGGCAAAAACGCCAACAAACAACCGATGTTCAGCGATGAACAACGCTACGAATGGGTGAAAGAGATCTTTGCAGCCGACGCCCGCATCGAAGTCGTCATGTACGAAGGATTGACGGTCGACTGCTGCAGGAATATCGGGGCCAAGTATATTGTACGGGGTATCAGGTACGTGAGCGATTTCGAATACGAAAAAGTGATCGCCGATATGAACAGAAGCCTCGACGATTCTATCGAAACGGTATTCCTGACCTGCCTGCCCGAATACACATCCGTAGCTTCTACGCTCGTAAGAGATGTCATCAGGCATGGCGGCGATGCAAGCCCTTTCCTCCCCGAACCTGTTAAAAAAAGCATCTTTAAAAAATAA